The genomic window TTCCTCGCATTCCTGAAGATTCCTGCCATGAGCCAGACCCAAGACACCGCGGCCCCGGCCGCCCCCAACCGTCGCGGCACGCTGCTGCGCGGACTGATCGTGATCGTCGTGCTGCTGCTGGCGGCACTGGCGCTGTGGTACTTCATGTTCGGCCGTTGGTTCGAAGAGACCGACGATGCCTACGTGCAGGGCAACCTGGTGCAGATCACTCCGCTGGTGGCCGGCACCGTGGTCGCCATCAACGCCGATGACGGCATGCGCGTGGAGCGCGGCCAGCTGCTGGTGCAGCTGGACCCGGCCGATACCTCGGTGGCGCTGCAGCAGGCCGAAGCCAACCTGGCCAGGACCGTGCGCCAGACCCGGGGCCTGTACCGCAGCGTGGAAGGCGCGCAGGCCGAGCTGAACGCCCGTCAGGTGACCCTCAAGCGCGTGCGCGAAGACTTCGCCCGCCGCCGGGACCTGGCCACCACCGGTGCCATTTCCAACGAAGAACTGGCCCATGCGCGCGATGAGCTGGCGGCGGCCGAAGCGGCCGTGGCCGGTTCGCGCGAGACCGTCGAGCGCAACCGCGCGCTGGTCGATGACACCGTGATCGCCACCCAGCCGGACGTGCAGGCCGCCGCCGCGCAGCTGCGCCAGGCGTTCCTCAACAACGCCCGCGCCGGCATCGTTGCGCCGGTCACCGGCTATGTTGCCCGTCGCTCGGTGCAGGTCGGCCAGCGCGTGCAGCCGGGCAATGCCCTGATGGCGGTGGTGCCGACCGAACAGATGTGGGTGGAAGCCAACTTCAAGGAAACCCAGCTGCGGCACATGCGCCTGGGCCAGGAAGTGGAGCTGAAGTCGGACCTGTATGCCGGCGACGTGAAGTACAAGGGCCGCATCGACAGCCTGGGCCTGGGTACCGGTTCGGCGTTCTCGCTGCTGCCGGCGCAGAACGCCAGCGGCAACTGGATCAAGATCGTGCAGCGCGTGCCGGTGCGCATCGCCATCGATGCCAAGCAGCTGGCCGAACATCCGCTGCGCATCGGCCTGTCGATGAAGGCCGAAGTCAGCCTGCGTGACCAGAAGGGCGAAGTGCTGCCGAGCGCGGCGGCCAAGGGCACGGTGTTCGACACCGACGTCTACGCCAAGCAGCTGCATGATGCCGATGACGTGATCCATACGATCATCCAGGGCAACCTGCCGCAGCAGACCAAGGCGGGCTGAGGTCGCCATGTCCGCACAAGCTCCAGCCGTGCCCGGAGGCCCGGGCGCACCGGCGGCGCCGGGTGCGGCCACCGGGTTCCTGCCGCCCAGCGTGGCCCTGTGCACCGTGGGTCTGGCGATGGCCTCGTTCATGCAGGTGCTCGACACCACCATCGCCAACGTTTCGCTGCCCACCATCGCCGGCAATCTCGGCGCCAGTTCGCAGCAGGCGACCTGGGTCATCACCTCGTTCGCGGTCAGCACCGCCATCGCACTGCCGCTGACCGGCTGGCTCAGCCGCCGCTTCGGTGAGCGCAAGCTGTTCATCTGGGCCACGCTGGCCTTCGTGATCACCTCGCTGCTGTGTGGCCTGGCCCAGAGCATGGGCATGCTGGTGGTGTCGCGTGCGCTGCAGGGGTTCGTGGCCGGTCCGATGTACCCGATCACGCAGTCGCTGCTGGTCTCGATCTATCCCCGCGAGAAACGCGGGCAGGCACTGGCGCTGCTGGCGATGATCACCGTGGTGGCACCGATCTGCGGGCCGATCCTCGGTGGCTGGATCACCGACAACTACAGCTGGGAGTGGATCTTCCTGATCAACGTGCCGCTGGGCGTGTTCGCCGCGCTGGTGGTGGGCAACCAGTTGAAGGGGCGTCCCGAGCACATCGAGAAGCCGAAGATGGATTACGTCGGCCTGGTCACCCTGGTGATCGGTGTCGGCGCGCTGCAGCTGGTGCTCGACCTGGGCAACGACGAAGACTGGTTCTCGTCGATGAAGATCGTGGTGCTGGCCTGCGTGGCGGTGGTGGCACTGACGGTGTTCCTGATCTGGGAACTGACCGACAAGGATCCGATCGTCGACCTGAAGCTGTTCCGGCACCGCAACTTCCGCGCCGGCACGCTGGCGATGGTGGTGGCCTATGCGGCGTTCTTCAGCGTGTCGCTGCTGATTCCACAGTGGCTGCAGCGTGACATGGGGTACACCGCGATCTGGGCGGGCCTGGCCACGGCGCCGATCGGCATCCTGCCGGTGATCATGACGCCGTTCGTGGGCAAGTACGCCTCGCGGTTCGACATGCGCCTGATTGCTTCCTTCGCGTTCGTGTTCCTGTCCTTCACCAGCTTCCTGCGTTCAGGCTTCAACCTGCAGGTGGACTTTGCCCATGTGGCCGGCGTGCAGCTGATCATGGGCATCGGCGTGGCGCTGTTCTTCATGCCGGTGCTGCAGATCCTGCTGTCGGACCTGGATGGGCGCGAGATTGCCGCAGGGTCGGGCCTGGCCACCTTCCTGCGCACGTTGGGCGGCAGCTTCGCTGCGTCGCTGACGACCTGGCTGTGGGCGCGCCGCACCCAGGTCCACCATGCCGACCTGACCGAACACATTTCGGCCTACCAGCCGGGCATGCAGGACCAGGTGGCGGCGATGGGGCAGGGCAACCTGCAGCAGGGCGCGGCCGTGCTCAACACCATGATCAACCACCAGGCATCGCAGATGGGCTTCAACGACATCTTCTTCCTGCTGGGCTGGGTGTTCCTGGCGATCATCACGTTCCTGTGGCTGGCCAAGCCGCCGTTCGGCGCAGGTGCGGGCGCGGCATCGGCGGGTGGACATTGATCGGTCGTTGCCGTTGAAACGCAGAAACCCCGCCGGAAGGCGGGGTTTTTTTGTGCCGCGCTGCGCGCGCGTCAGGCGTGGTGCCGGCGATCGCCGGGCATGAAAAAACCCGCTTGCGCGGGTTTGATCATTTGCTGAGTCATGGTGCCCAGGAGAGGACTCGAACCTCCACGAAGTTGCCCCCGCTAGCACCTGAAGCTAGTGCGTCTACCAATTCCGCCACCTGGGCGACTCAGGAGGAGAATTTTGCAGCAAGGCTTTTCATGTGTCAACAACCTTTCACACTTTTTTCTGCGGCTGCACGCCCAGGTGCTGAAGCAGGCTGCGCATCGCCGGTGACAGCTGCATCCAGCTGGAAAAACACACGCACAGCCGGCGCTGTGCCCACGCGTCGGCCAGCGGCACCGCCACCGTATGCGTGCTGCGCCGATGCTGGCGCGCGATGGTGCGTGGCACGACGCCGACGCCGATGCCATGGCCCACCATGGTGCTCAGGCCGTCGAAGGTTTTCATGCGGATGCGGACGTCCAGCCGGCGGCCGGCCTCGTCGGCGCGCTCGTGCACATAGGTCTGCAGCGCATTGCCGTCGGCCAGTGCGACGAAGGCTTCGCCCAGCACCTCGACGAACGCGAGCGAACGCCGTGCGGCCAGGCGATGGCCAGCAGGCAGCAGCATCACCAATGGATCTTCGGCCACTACATGCCGCTGCAGGCCTTCGGCCGGCACCGCATCGCTGATGATGCCGGCTTCGGCCTGGCCTGCGCCGAGGGCGCGCACGATATCGTCACTGGTGCGCTCATGCAGTTCCACATGCAGGCGTGGGCGCAGTGCCAGCCAGGGCGCAAGCCGGGCCGGCAGGTAGTTGGTGAGTGCGGCCGTGTTGGCATACAGGTGCAGGGTGCCGCGCGCGCCCTGGGCGAAGGCTTCCAGCTCGCCGCGCAGCTGCGCCTGCTGCTGCAGGATCAGCCGCGCATGGTGGGCGAGGGCCGCGCCGGCTTCGGTCAGGCTGACCCCGCGCGGGTGCCGGTTCAACAATGCGCTGCCGGCGTCGGCTTCGATCGCGCGCAGCCGTTCACTGGCCGAACCCAGGGCCAGGTTCGCCCGCGCGGCACCGGCGGTGATGCTGCCTGCTTCGGCGACCGCCAGGAACAGGCGCAGATCGGCGATGTCCATCCGCATGTCAGTGCTCCGCGTGGCACCCCGCCTTCGGCGGGTCCGAAGGCTCGGCCGGGAAGACCGCATTGTGCGCCGTGCGACGGCCCGATCCAATGGCGGCATGAACGAGACGATGTACTTCCATGCGCTGCTGGTGGCGGTGTTCCTGCTGGCCGGAGTGGTCAAGGGCGTGACCGGCATGGGCCTGCCGACCGTGGCCATGGGCCTGCTGGGCGGGGCGCTGTCGCCGGTGGCGGCCGCCTCGATGCTGTTCATCCCCACCTTCGTGACCAATGCCTGGCAACTGCTGTGCGGGCCGTCGCTGGGACGGATCCTGCGCCGCTTGTGGCCGATGATGCTGGCGGTGGTGGTGGTGACGCTGGGCGCGGCTGCACTGCTGGTACGGGTGGACCGTGATGCCTCGCGCACGGCGCTGGGCGTCGCGCTGGTGGTCTATGCGGCGTATGCGCTGGTGGCGCCGGTGTTTCATGTGCCGGCGCGCCGCGAGCGCTGGCTGGGCCCGCTGGTCGGGGCGGTATCCGGGGTGGTCACCGGCGCCACCGGCGTGTTCGTGATGCCGGCGGTGCCGTACCTGCAGTCGCTGGGCCTGCAGCGCGACGAGCTGGTGCAGGCACTGGGCCTGGCATTCACCGTGTCGACGATCTCATTGACCGCCGGGCTGGCGTTGCAGGGGGCGTTCGGCGTACAGCAGCTTGGCCTGAGTGCTCTGGCGGTGGTGCCAGCGCTGGCCGGCATGTGGCTGGGGCAGGTGATCCGCCAGCGCATCAGTGCCCGGGTGTTCCGCGCGTGCTTCCTCGGTTTCCTGCTGCTGCTCGGGCTGGAGCTGGCGCTGCGCCCGCTGTTCTGATTACGTTCGCGGCCGGCTCTTGTAGAGTCGAGCCATGCTCTACTGCTGTGAGGATCAGTCGAGCATGGCTCGACTCTGCAAAGGCCAAATCGCAGGCAAGAAAAAACCCGCTTTCGCGGGTGTTTTTCTTTCTCGACATGGTGCCCAGGAGAGGACTCGAACCTCCACGAAGTTGCCCCCGCTAGCACCTGAAGCTAGTGCGTCTACCAATTCCGCCACCTGGGCGTCGAGGAGGAGAATTATGCGGTGCAGTGAAGGATGTGTCAACACCCGCGCACCACGTCGGTGACGACCCGCGCGACGACGGGCGGTGCCTGCCTGCCGCCGGCGAACAGGCAAAAAAAATCCCCGCCGGAGCGAGGAGTTTTTTCGTTGGTGCCCAGGAGAGGACTCGAACCTCCACGGTTTTACCCGCTAGTACCTGAAACTAGTGCGTCTACCAATTCCGCCACCTGGGCGTTCCAGAGGCGCAATTGTGAAGATGAATTGGCAGGCTGTCAACGACTTTCCGAAGATTTCCAATGCGATGCCTCCAACCGTGTTCCTGACCCGTTCTGCACGCGCGCAGCGGCTACCATGGAGGGCGATGACTACCAAAAAACCAAGCAAGGGCGGGAGCAAGTCCCGCAGTCCAGCCCCGAAGAAGGGCGCAGCGCCGGGCACCGCCCGCACCACCAAGCCGGGCAAGCCATTGCCGGGCTGGCTCCCCGAACTGGCCGACGGCGGTGCGCCGCCACGCGGCCGCGGCCGCCGCAGCGCCGATGCGCCCGGTCCTGCGCCCGGCCGCAAGCTGCCGCCGGCCGGCAAGGTGATCGACGACCCCTATGCGTCGCGCGAGGCCGAGAAGTACGAACAACCCATTGCCAGCCGCGAGGCGATCCTGGCCCTGCTGGAGCGTTGCGAAGGCCCGCAGACCGCTGAGGAACTGGGCGCGCGCCTGGGCCTGACCGCACCGGACCGCGCCGAGGCCTTGTCACGCCGGCTCGGCGCGATGGTCCGCGACGGCCAGCTGGTGCAGAACCGTCGCGGCGGCTTCGCGCCGATCCAGACCCTGAACCTGGTCACCGGCGTGGTGATCGCCAACCCGGAAGGGTTCGGCTTCCTGCGCCCGGTCGAGGGCGGCGACGATCTGTTCCTGCCGCCCTACGAAATGCGCAAGGTCATGCACGGTGACAAGGTGCTGGCGCGCGTGACCGGCATCGACCACCGCGGTCGCCGCGAAGGCAGCATCGCGCGCGTGCTCGAGCGTGGCATGACCCGCCTGATCGGTCGCTTCAGCGTCGAGATGGGCATCAATTACGTGGTGCCTGATGACAAGCGCATCCAGCGCAACGTGCAGGTGCCGCCCGACCAGACCGGTGGTGCCCGCGATGGCCAGCTGGTGGTCTGCGAACTGACCCAGGCGCCGGACAGCCGGCGCCCGCCGATCGGCCGCATCATCGCCGTGCTGGGCGACAAGCTGACCGCCTCGCTGGTGGTGGAGACCGCCATCCACGGTCACGAGCTGCCGTTCGAGTTCCCGCAGGCGGTGCTGGACGAAGCCGCCGCGGTACCGCTGGTGGTGGAGCCGGCGATGATCGGTGGCCGCGTCGATCTGCGCAGTACGCCGCTGGTCACCATCGATGGCGAAGACGCCAAGGATTTCGACGACGCGGTGTACTGCGAGCCGAATGCCGATGGCTTCCGCCTGGTGGTCGCCATCGCCGATGTCTCCAACTATGTGCGGCCGGGCACCCCGCTGGACGAGGAAGCGCAGAAGCGCGCGACGTCGGTCTATTTCCCCGGCTTCGTGGTGCCGATGCTGCCGGAGACGCTGTCCAACGGCATCTGCTCGTTGATGCCGAAGGTCGACCGCATGTGCTTCGTCTGCGACATGCAGATCGACCGCGACGGCGTGGTGACCCACTCGCGCTTCTACGAAGCGGTGATGAACTCGCACGCACGCCTGACCTACACCCAGGTGTGGCAGGCGGTGGGCGAGGACGATGCCGGCGCCAAGGCCTTCATCGGCGACCTGCTGCCGCAGGTGCAGCGCCTGCACCAGCTGTACAAGGTGCTGGCCAAGGCGCGGGCCAAGCGTGGCGCCATTGAATTCGAGAGCAGCGAAGTGCGCTTCGTGCTCGACAACCGCGGTGAGGTCACCCAGGCCGGCATGCTGGTGCGCAACGATGCGCACAAGCTGATCGAGGAGTGCATGATCGCCGCCAACGTGGAAGCCGCGAAGTACCTGTTGTCGCGCCGCGTGCCGGCACCGTACCGGGTGCATGAAAAGCCGCCGGAGACCAAGTTCGCGGACCTGCTGGAGTTCCTCAAGGAGTTCAAGCTGAGCCTGCCGCCGTGGTCGAAGGTGCGCCCGGGTGATTACACCAAGCTGCTGAAGAAGATCCGCGATCGTCCCGACGCGACGCTGCTGGAATCGGTGCTGCTGCGCAGCCAGAGCCTGGCGGTGTACAGCCCGGACAACAACGGTCATTTCGGCCTGGCGCTGGAGGCGTACGCGCACTTCACCTCGCCGATCCGCCGCTATCCCGACCTGCTGGTGCATCGGGCGATCAAGCACGCGCTGTCGGGCAAGCCGCTGGATGCGTTCACCTACAACGCCCGCGAGATGGCCGCGCTGGCACTGCAGTGCTCCGAGCGGGAGCGTCGCGCCGACGAAGCCGAACGCGAGGTCGATGAGCGCTACCGTGCCGCGTGGATGGAAAAGCACGTGGGCGGCCAGTTCGACGGCGTGATCAGTGGCGTGACCAGTTTCGGCCTGTTCGTCGAGCTGGACGAGTCGAAGGTGCAGGGCCTGGTGCACGTCACCCAGTTGCCGCAGGACTATTACTCGTTCGATGCCACCCGCAAGACGCTGACCGGCGAACGCCGTGGCGGCAGCTACCGGCTGGGCGATCGCGTGCGCATCCTGGTATTGAAGGCCAGCATGGAGGAGCGCAAGATCGATTTCCGCCTGGTCGAGCACAAGGGCGAAGAGGAGGTCGAGAGCCCGGCCCCACTGCCCGCGCGCGGCAAGCCCGCCAAGCGCAGCAAGAAGCCGTATTGAGCGACGGCCGTGGTGGTGCCGGCCACTGGCCGGCATCCCCGGCCCGGCAGTGCCAACCCCGGTTGGCACGACACTTCGGAGGAACGCACCATGCAGGGCCAACCCGAATACAGCGGTGGCTGCCAGTGCGGCGCGATCCGCTTCCAGGCGCGCGGCGAGCTGACCGACAGCTCGATCTGCCACTGCCGGATGTGCCAGAAGGCCTTCGGTGCGTATTACGCACCGCTGGTGTCGGTGCGCGGCGTGCAGTTCAGCTGGACCCGCGGCCAGCCGCGCTACTTCCAGTCATCCAACGCGGTACGACGGGGTTTCTGCGCCGACTGCGGCACGCCGCTGACCTATGAGGCCCCCGATGGCACGGCCGTGGCGGCCGGCGCGTTCGATCAGCCCGAGCGCCTGCCGCCCACGCTCCAGTATGGCGTCGAGCGCAAGCTGCCCTTCGTCGACGCGCTGGCGCGACTGCCGGCACGGCGCACGGAAGATGACGTGGATGCGCTGGAGTTCCTGGCCACGATCGTCTCCCACCAGCATCCCGACCACGACACCCCGCACTGGCCGCCACGCACGCGAGGCTAGCGCCGGGCCACGCCCGGCGCGCGCGCAGCGCGGCAGGGGAGCGGGTGGATCAACCGCCGCCGGGCATGGCCCGGCGCTACCGGAAGGTTGGGTGGTGGTAGCGCCGGGCCATGCCCGGCGAGCGCGCAGCGCGGCAGGAAAACGGTAGATCAACCGCCGCCGGGCATGCCCCGGCGCTACCGGAAGGTTGGGCGGTGGTAGCGCCGGGCCATGCCCGGCGAGCGCGCAGCGCGGCAGGAAAACGGTAGATCAACCGCCGCCGGGCCACGCCCGGCGAGCGCGCAGCGCGGCAGGGGACGGGTGGATCAACCGCCGCCGGGCATGGCCCGGCGCTACCGCAAGGGCCGGGCGCGGAGCGCGGCTGCCCGCGATGCTCTACCATAGCCACCCCCTTTCCGGTCCCGCCCGCATGAGCAAGAACAGCCAGTGGATCGTCGGCGTCAACGCCGTCGCCTCCTCCATCGAGAACGACGCCGAGAACGTCCGCGAAGTGCTGGTCGAGGCCGGAGCGAAGAACCCGCGCCTGGTCGAAATCGAGGAAAACGCCCGCCGTAAGGGCATCGACGTGCGCAAGGTCAACAGCCAGGCGCTGGACGGTGTCGGCGGTTCGGTACGCCACCAGGGGGTGGCCGCGCGCTATGCCGCCGCCCGCACCTACAGCGAGAACGAGCTGGAAGGGCTGGTCACCGCGGCCGACGGCAAGGCGCTGCTGCTGGTGCTGGATGAAGTGCAGGATCCGCACAACCTGGGCGCCTGCCTGCGCTCGGCCGCTGCGGCCGGGGCCACCGCCGTGATCATTCCCAAGGACAAGTCGGCCACGGTGAACGCCACCGTGCGCAAGACCTCGGCCGGTGCCGCCGATCTGATCCCGGTGGTGGCGGTGACCAACCTGTCGCGCTGCCTGAAGGACCTGCAGAAGCAGGGCGTGTGGATCTACGGCCTGGCCGGCGAAGCCACCGCGTCGCTCTACCAGCTGGACCTGAAGGGCAACATCGCCCTGGTGCTGGGCGGCGAAGCCGACGGCCTGCGCCGGCTGACCCGCGAGAACTGCGATGGCCTGGTCAAGATTCCGATGCCGGGCGAGATCGAGAGCCTGAACGTCTCCGTCGCCGCCGGCGTCAGCCTGTTCGAGGCCGTGCGCCAGCGCGGCTGATCGGCAGCGGGTAGCGCCGGGCCATGCCCGGCGGTTTACCCGTGGCCACGCGTGGCGCGCCGCGCCCCGCGCTCGCCGGGCATGGCCCGGCGCTACCGAAGATCCACGCATCGCGGGGAGTGCTTTACCCCGCGCTGCCGCCCAGCGCCTTGAACAGGGTCACGTCGTTGTTCAGCTGGCTCTGCCGCACCCGGGCCAGTGACAGTTCCGCGTCGCGACGGGTCTGCTGCGCTTCCAGCCAGGTGCGCAGGTCGGTGGCACCCACGCGGTAGCGCACTTCCTGCGCGCGCTCCACTTCCACCGCTTCATCGTACGAGGCCTGCGAGGCGGCGACCTGGCGGGTCAGCTGCTCGCGTGCCGACAGCGCGTTGTCCACTTCGGAAAGCGCGGTGTACAGCGTCTTGCGGAAGTTGGTCGCGGCGATCTGGTAGGCGGTACCGGCGATGTCCGTGTCCAGCTGCGCGCGCTGCAGGTTGAGGAACGGCAGCGACAGGCCCGCGCCCAGTGTCGCCACCGGGTTGCGCAGCACATCGCCCAGCGAGGTCGCACTGGAACCGAGGCTGCCGGTCAGGCTCAACGCAGGGTAGTACTGGGTTGCGGTGACCCGGATTGTCTTCAGGCTGTTGCGCAGGCGCAGCTCGGCGGCGCGCAGGTCGGGGCGGCGACCGAGCAGGTCGGCCGGCAGGCCTTCGCTGATGGCCGGGCTGCGCGCGTCCAGCAGGTTTTGCGGTTCGTCCTGCTGCGGCCAGGGGGTGCCGTCCAGCAGCACGGTCAGTGCGTTGCGCACTTCCACCCGCTGCTGTTCCAGCGCACTCTGCGCCGAGCGCTGCGATTGCAGGTTCTGCAGGGCCTGGCGCACTTCCAGCCGCGACACCGCGCCGGCATCGAAGCGCGCCTGCACCAGGTCGCGGGTGCGCTCCAGCCGCTCCAGGTTGGCCTGGCCGGTGGCGATCGACTGGTTGAGGTAGGCCAGCGCCCAGTACTGGCTGACGACGTCGCCGATCACCAGCAGCGCGGTGTTCTGCCGGTCCTCCTCGCTGGCCTCGGCCTCCCAGCGGGCGATGTCGCGCTGGGTGCGCAGGCGCCCCCACAGGTCGATCTCCCACCCCAGCGACACGCCGGTGGAGTAGCTGCGGCGCCAGTCGTCGGCCTGGTCGGTGGCGCGGCTGCCGCTGCCGCTCACGCCCGAAGAGGACGGCTGCGGCCACAGCGCGTTGCTGGCCAGCCCGGCCTGCAGGCGGGCGCGCTGCACGGCCAGGCCGGCGGCGCCGAGGTCGCTGTTGGCGGCCAGTGCGCGTGCGACCAGGCGGTCCAGACGTTCATCGCCGAAACCGGTCCACCAGGTGTCCTGGCGGATGTCGCGGGCAGGGGTGTCGAGGCTGCTGCGCGGGTCGTCGGCGGGCGTGTTGAGGCGCGCGTCACCGCGGCCATAGGTGGCGGCAACCTCCGGCGCCTGGACCGGGTAGCGCCCGGTCGAGGCACAGGCGGACAGGGCCAGCAGCACGGCGCCGGCCAGCAGCAGCCGCGAGCGGCGGGGAGAACAGAGGGGCATCATGGTCTTCATTCGCGGGCCAGGGCCTCCACCGGGTCGAGCTGGGCAGCGCTCCGCGCCGGCAGGAAACCGAATGCAACGCCGATCAGGGTCGAGCAGGCGAAGGCGGCAATGATGGAAGCGGTGGAGAACACCATCTGGAAGTCACTGGCGAAGCGGCCGATCAGCACACCCATCAACAGCGCCAGGCCGATCCCCAGCAGGCCGCCGAGCAGGCAGACCAGCACGGCTTCGATCAGGAACTGCCGGCGGATGTCGCTCTGCCGGGCGCCCACGGCCATGCGCACGCCGATCTCGCGGGTACGCTCGGTGACTGACACCAGCATGATGTTCATCACGCCGATGCCGCCGACCAGCAGCGCGATGGCCGCGATGGCGCCGATCAGCAGGGTCATGGTGCGGGTGGTCTGTTCGATGGTGTCGCGGATCTCGGCGCTGTTGCTGAGGAAGAAGTCCTCGGTGCCATGGCGCATGGTCAGCAGGCGGGTGACCGCTTCCTGCGCCGCGTCCATCGGTGTTTCATCGTTGACCCGCACGGTGATGCTGGAAACGTGGCGCTGCCCGAGCATGCGCGACATCACCGTGGTGTAGGGCACGAACACGCCCAGGCTGGTGCTGCCGCCGAAACCGAAGCTCTGCTTCTTGGCCACGCCGACCACCCGCACCGGCACGTTGCCGAGCAGGATCACCTGGCCGATCGGGTCGCTGTCGGGGAAGAACTGGGTGCGCGTGTTCTCGTCGATCACCGCGACCTGGGCCAGGCCCTTCACCGCATCGGTGTCGAAGAAGCTGCCACTGAGCAGGCTGACACCCTTGACCCGGAAGTACTGCTCGCCGACACCGCTGATCTGCGCGGTGGCCGATTGGTTGCGGTAACGCGCGGTGGCCGAACTGGACACGCTGGGCGTGGCGCTGTCCACGTAGCTCTGCCGTGACAGGGCGTCGGCGTCGCTGGCCTTGAGGGTCTGCACCCGCGCCGAACGCATGTCGCCAAACCCGCGGCCGGGGTAGACATCGATGGTGTTGGTGCCCAGCGCGCTGATGTTCTGCAGGATCTGCTGCTGCGAGCCGTTGCCCAGCGCCACCACCGATACCACCGAGGCGATGCCGATGATGATGCCGAGCATGGTCAGGAAGGTGCGCAGGCGATGGGCGTTCATCGCCAGCAGGGCCATGCGGAACGCCTCGGTGAAGCGGTCACGTGCTGCTTGCCAGCTGCTGCCGTGGGCCACGCCTGCACTGGGTTCGCGCCGGGCACGGTAGCTGGGCGCGTTCGGGTTGGTCCGGTCGGCGATGATCTCGCCGTCGCGGATCTCGATGATGCGCTGCGCGTGCTCGGCCACGCTCATGTCATGGGTGACGATGATGATGGTGTGGCCCTCGGCGTGCAGCTCGCCAAGGATGGCCATCACTTCCTCGCCGGATTTCGTGTCCAGCGCACCGGTCGGTTCGTCGGCCAGGATCACCTCGCCACCGTTCATCAACGCACGCGCGATCGATACGCGCTGCTGCTGGCCACCGGACAGCTGGCCGGGCTTGTGGTGCAGGCGGTCGGCCAGGCCCAGCCGCTGCAGCAGCTGCTCGGCACGCGCGGTGCGCACCGCGCCGGGGCTGCCGGCATAGACCGCCGGCACGGCCACATTGCCGCGCGCGTCCAGGTCGCCCAGCAGGTGGTAGCGCTGGAAGATGAAACCGAAGTGCTCGCGGCGCAGCTCGGCCAGTTCGTCGGGCGCCATCTTCCCTGTCTCACGGCCGGCCACCTGGTAACTGCCGCGGGTTGGACGGTCCAGGCAGCCGAGGATGTTCATCAGCGTGGACTTGCCCGACCCGGACTGGCCGACGATGGCCACCATCTCGCCGGCGTGGATATCCAGGTTGACGTCGCGCAGCACGGCGATGACGTCCTCGCCGGCCGGGAATTCACGGCGCAGGTCGCGCAGGCGCAGCAACGGCACCGTCGTGCTCATCGGCGTGGGCCCATGCCCGGGCCGCCGACCCGCATCTGCATGCCGCCACGGCCGCCACCGCTGGCGGCGGCAGCGCCGCCTTCGCCGACCACCACGCGCTCGCCTTCCGCCAGGCCGGACAGGATCTCGACGTTGGCGCCGTTGTTGATGCCGACCTTGACCCTGCGCGGCTGCGGCTGGCCCCGGTTATCGACCACGCGCACGATGCGGCCGCCATCGCGGGCCTTCGGCCCCAGCGCCACCGCCGGCACCATCAGCACGCCCTTGGCCTGTTTCAGCAGCACCGAGACCTGCGCGGTCATGTCGATGCGCAGGGTGCCATCCGGATTCTCCACGTCGAACAGCGCGTTGTAGTAGACCGCGCTGCTGGAACTGGAACTGGACGAGCTGCTGGAACTGGACGAACTCTCGCTGGCGATCGAGGCCGGCGCCGGATTGATCTGGCGCAGCGTGGCGTGGTACCTGCGGTCGGGGTCGCCCAGGGTGGTGAAGTACACCGGCATGCCGGCCTTGATCTTGACCACGTCGGCTTCGGACACCTCGGCGTTGACGGTGACCACGTCCAGCCGCGCCAGCATGACGATGGTCGGCGCGGTCTGGTTGGCATTCACCGTGCGGCCTTCTTCGGCCACCACCGCGACCACGGTGCCGTCCATCGGCGCCACGATGCGGGTGTAGGCCAGGTTGGCGCGGGCGGTGCCCAGCTCGGTTTCGCGGCCCTTGATCTGCGCTTCGTAGGACTGCAGCTGGGCGCGGGCGGTCTTCAGCTGCGCTTCGGCGGCGTCGTACTCCTGGCGCGACGTGGCCTCGGCGGCCA from Stenotrophomonas sp. 704A1 includes these protein-coding regions:
- the emrB gene encoding multidrug efflux MFS transporter permease subunit EmrB; translated protein: MSAQAPAVPGGPGAPAAPGAATGFLPPSVALCTVGLAMASFMQVLDTTIANVSLPTIAGNLGASSQQATWVITSFAVSTAIALPLTGWLSRRFGERKLFIWATLAFVITSLLCGLAQSMGMLVVSRALQGFVAGPMYPITQSLLVSIYPREKRGQALALLAMITVVAPICGPILGGWITDNYSWEWIFLINVPLGVFAALVVGNQLKGRPEHIEKPKMDYVGLVTLVIGVGALQLVLDLGNDEDWFSSMKIVVLACVAVVALTVFLIWELTDKDPIVDLKLFRHRNFRAGTLAMVVAYAAFFSVSLLIPQWLQRDMGYTAIWAGLATAPIGILPVIMTPFVGKYASRFDMRLIASFAFVFLSFTSFLRSGFNLQVDFAHVAGVQLIMGIGVALFFMPVLQILLSDLDGREIAAGSGLATFLRTLGGSFAASLTTWLWARRTQVHHADLTEHISAYQPGMQDQVAAMGQGNLQQGAAVLNTMINHQASQMGFNDIFFLLGWVFLAIITFLWLAKPPFGAGAGAASAGGH
- a CDS encoding sulfite exporter TauE/SafE family protein; its protein translation is MNETMYFHALLVAVFLLAGVVKGVTGMGLPTVAMGLLGGALSPVAAASMLFIPTFVTNAWQLLCGPSLGRILRRLWPMMLAVVVVTLGAAALLVRVDRDASRTALGVALVVYAAYALVAPVFHVPARRERWLGPLVGAVSGVVTGATGVFVMPAVPYLQSLGLQRDELVQALGLAFTVSTISLTAGLALQGAFGVQQLGLSALAVVPALAGMWLGQVIRQRISARVFRACFLGFLLLLGLELALRPLF
- a CDS encoding LysR family transcriptional regulator, which translates into the protein MRMDIADLRLFLAVAEAGSITAGAARANLALGSASERLRAIEADAGSALLNRHPRGVSLTEAGAALAHHARLILQQQAQLRGELEAFAQGARGTLHLYANTAALTNYLPARLAPWLALRPRLHVELHERTSDDIVRALGAGQAEAGIISDAVPAEGLQRHVVAEDPLVMLLPAGHRLAARRSLAFVEVLGEAFVALADGNALQTYVHERADEAGRRLDVRIRMKTFDGLSTMVGHGIGVGVVPRTIARQHRRSTHTVAVPLADAWAQRRLCVCFSSWMQLSPAMRSLLQHLGVQPQKKV
- the emrA gene encoding multidrug efflux MFS transporter periplasmic adaptor subunit EmrA, whose translation is MSQTQDTAAPAAPNRRGTLLRGLIVIVVLLLAALALWYFMFGRWFEETDDAYVQGNLVQITPLVAGTVVAINADDGMRVERGQLLVQLDPADTSVALQQAEANLARTVRQTRGLYRSVEGAQAELNARQVTLKRVREDFARRRDLATTGAISNEELAHARDELAAAEAAVAGSRETVERNRALVDDTVIATQPDVQAAAAQLRQAFLNNARAGIVAPVTGYVARRSVQVGQRVQPGNALMAVVPTEQMWVEANFKETQLRHMRLGQEVELKSDLYAGDVKYKGRIDSLGLGTGSAFSLLPAQNASGNWIKIVQRVPVRIAIDAKQLAEHPLRIGLSMKAEVSLRDQKGEVLPSAAAKGTVFDTDVYAKQLHDADDVIHTIIQGNLPQQTKAG